A stretch of Besnoitia besnoiti strain Bb-Ger1 chromosome III, whole genome shotgun sequence DNA encodes these proteins:
- a CDS encoding putative ribosome biogenesis protein NSA2 (encoded by transcript BESB_046340), with protein MPQNEYIELHQKRFGRRLDHFEKKRKKAAREPHKMSKQARRLRGIKAKLFNKKRYVEKATMKKTIKHHEEKDAKTKEPDEAPEGAVPAYLLDREAVKRTKVLSNMVKQKRKEKAGRWQVPLPKVKAMTEDEMFKVLRSGKRRKKMWKRVVNKVCFVGEDFTRKPPKFERYIRPTGLRFKKAHVTHPELKTTFHLDIVGVKKNPQSHLYTSLGVITKGTIIEVNVSDLGLVTQTGKVVWAKYAQVTNNPELDGCINAVLLV; from the exons ATGCCGCAGAACGAGTACATTGAGCTTCATCAGAAGCGATTCGGGCGTCGCCTGGATCACTTCGAAAAGAA GCGCAagaaggctgcgcgcgagccgcacaAGATGTCCAagcaggcgcggcgtctgcgcggcatCAAGGCGAAGCTTTTCAACAAGAAGCGCTAcgtggagaaggcgacgatgaagaagacgatcAAGCACcacgaggagaaggacgcgaagacgaaggagcccgacgaggcgccggagggcgcagTGCCTGCGTACCTTTTGGATCGTGAGGCGGTGAAGCGCACCAAAGTCCTCAGCAACATGGTAAAGCAGAAGCGAAAGGAGAAAGCCGGAAGGTGGCAAGTGCCGCTGCCGAAAGTGAAGGCGATGACTGAGGACGAAATGTTCAAAGTCCTCCGCTCCGGAAAGAGAAGAA AGAAGATGTGGAAGCGCGTGGTGAACAAAGTCTGCTTCGTGGGCGAGGACTTCACGCGAAAGCCGCCCAAGTTCGAACGCTACATCCGCCCTACGGGCCTGCGCTTCAAGAAGGCACACGTGACTCACCCCGAACTGAAAACTACCTTCCATCTCGACATCGTCGGAGTGAAGAAAAACCCGCAGTCGCACCTCTATACGTCACTCGGCGTCATCACCAAGG GAACGATTATTGAAGTCAACGTCAGCGACTTGGGCCTCGTCACGCAGACAGGCAAAGTCGTGTGGG CCAAGTACGCGCAGGTCACCAACAACCCCGAGCTGGACGGCTGCATCAACGCAGTTCTTCTCGTCTGA
- a CDS encoding hypothetical protein (encoded by transcript BESB_046350) produces MAKRPEEDEPDSSSSPSPRKRKRLRPLEPSLAQSPYSVSLAASSSFASPALPSDASLSSSPSLSSSSSLLSPSIPSSFCMSALCSNREGGSRREEQRRDGNEGVSPLLRPSGGARHDDSQLFSPSSDPGVSTFSEETGENAGLEEGAEVDTTCSPACRTRARRPPVSSSSASSTCLPDSAVSAQTCASLLAGVWQPHLAAFPSQRRARLLLKRLAASGRSCLAGPVSLRVSSASSASPCSPLAAAASEASAVADACAREGEPQHAMGYPPCVLLHGVPSVSRDAAAFFFLSQLYSTRVAPLLAPSSGKGGTPAGAVERRGVPAASPSSPPAAAASPSLTPASAWIVRRNRFFTQLHGPSLNVASYSPESWRTLRALILQVPLEARRSRGLFSAASPQSSERRCGLRSSRPAASSRARFPRATLFIEDIDQVAPSLQRRLAALLLRMQQRTSSRGAPAATAVAWLLTASHPHLVAPALRGSCAAVRLPLPSACELAGCVAGRGEAGHARPSAGGERKPGADAREWAKEARAQAGDVTVGRSARAEKTEKQESPSREERGTRTQSSYHAESDAEDDSEGTRAGLNPASASSSSRCRASSAALHLLARAQDLCPLSVYLSLLRAERGDASAGALLEKLASLASRPPLERDAAGECCKAECKNEEKDDECVPERAEAGGEKLAANGEEGADGLQRETHRASCPFWSRESTEGSLASSSLVASLCGEDVRRPVNERIRKIAHLIRSSKCCSRSPQVLRRLWQSALQHDNLFRTRDADAILLDLRRALLDSSEPDKVFSAELVHLLADTSFEIARGEFALGVTPSLELLSLRASRLYHASRLRREASEAQSESEAGAEGGKEARDAAAGPGAAAEALEGAERFCREETQSGAGRESASAAEKSIEGSGETGDRGTCSLHRPNASTSCEANVGVSLFDSDE; encoded by the exons ATGGCGAAGCGACCTGAGGAAGACGAGCCTGActcgtcgtcttcccctTCTCCGCGGAAACGgaagcgtctgcggccgcttgAACCGTCCCTCGCGCAGTCCCCTTACTCCGTATCTCTCGCCGCATCCTCCTCattcgcctcgcctgctctGCCGTCTGatgcttctctctcgtcctctccatctctgtcgtcttcttcttcgcttctttctCCCTCGATTCCTTCTTCGTTTTGCATGTCTGCCCTCTGTTCGAatcgcgaaggcggcagccgcagagaggagcaGAGGCGCGATGGGAACGAGGGAGTttcgccgcttctgcgcccgagcggaggcgcgcgccacgaCGATTCCCAGCTTTTCTCGCCTTCATCCGACCCAGGCGTCTCCACCTTCTCAGAGGAGACTGGCGAGAATGCTGGCCTcgaagagggcgcggaggtcGACACCACCTGCAGCCCTGCCTGCAGGACGCGCGCACGAAGgccgcctgtctcttcttcctcggcgtcttctaCGTGTCTCCCCGACAGCGCCGTGAGTGCGCAGAcgtgcgcgtcgcttctcgccggcgtGTGGCAGCCGCATCTCGCGGCGTTTCCTAGCcaaaggcgcgcgcgtctgctaCTCAAGCGCCTtgcggcgagcggccgaAGCTGCCTTGCTGGCCCGGTGTCTCTCCgtgtttcttctgcgtcgtctgcttcgccttgcagccctctggctgcggccgcgagcgaggcctccgcggtggcggatgcatgcgcacgagaaggcgagccgcagcacgCGATGGGCTACCCGCCTtgcgtcctcctccacgGCGTGCCGAgtgtctcgcgcgacgcggcggccttcttctttctctcgcaaCTCTACAgcacgcgcgtcgctcctctcctcgcgccgtcaAGCGGCAAAGGCGGGACGCCGGCGGGTGCGgtcgagcggcgcggcgtcccggcggcttctccgtcgtcaccgccagcggcggccgcttcgccttctctcacTCCGGCCTCGGCGTGGATTGTGCGACGAAATCGCTTCTTCACACAGCTCCACGGACCGTCGCTGAACGTGGCGAGCTACTCGCCAGAGAGCTGGCGGACGCTCCGCGCCCTGATTCTCCAAGtcccgctggaggcgcggcggtcgcgggggcttttctccgccgcgagccctcAGTCCtccgagaggcgctgcggcctccggtCCTCGCGCCcggccgcttcttcgcgcgcgcgctttcCCCGGGCGACACTGTTCATCGAAGACATCGACCAAGTCGCACCttctctccagcggcgcctcgcggcgctgctgctgcgcatgcagcagaggacgtcttctcgcggcgcgccggctgccaCAGCAGTCGCCTGGCTCTTGACGGCGTCGCATCCGCACCTTGttgcgccggcgctgcgcggcagctgcgcggctgttCGGCTTCCGCTGCCCTCGGCCTGCGAACTCGCGGGCTGCGTAGcggggcgcggagaagcgggaCATGCGAGACCAtcggcaggcggcgagagaaagccgggcgcggacgcgcgcgagtggGCGAAGGAGGCTCGAGCTCAGGCCGGGGACGTGACCGTGGGACgatccgcgcgcgccgagaagacagagaaacaGGAAAGTCCCTCCAGGGAGGAGCGTGGCACGAGGACGCAGTCGTCATACCACGCagaaagcgacgcagaggacgactCAGAAGGCACTCGCGCGGGCCTCAacccggcgtcggcgtcctcttcgtcgcgctgtcgcgcatcctctgcggcgctgcatcTGCTCGCCCGAGCCCAGGATCTGTGCCCGCTCTCCGTTTACTTGTCTCTCttgcgcgcggagcgaggagacgcttccgccggcgcgctgctggaaaagctcgcctcgctcgcgtcgcgtccgcctctcGAGCGTGACGCGGCGGGAGAGTGCTGTAAAGCCGAATGCAaaaacgaagagaaggaTGATGAGTGCGTGCCGGAGCGTGCGGAAGCCGGGGGAGAGAAACTCGCGGCgaacggagaggaaggcgcagacggcctCCAACGAGAGACGCATCGCGCGTCTTGTCCATTTTGGAGCCGGGAAAGCACAGAGGGCTCGCTTGCCTCGTCTTCACTCGTCGCGAGTCTCTGCGGAGAAGACGTGAGGAGGCCCGTAAACGAACGCATTCGGAAAATCGCGCATCTGATCCGAAGCAGCAAATGCTGCTCACGCAG TCCTCAagtcctccgccgtctgtggcagtcggcgctgcagcacgaCAACCTCTTCCGAACTCGCGACGCAGATGCGATTCTTCTC GACCTCCGGAGGGCGCTCCTCGACTCCTCGGAACCCGACAAAGTTTTCTCCGCAGAGCTTGTGCACCTTCTCGCGGATACG TCTTTCGAGATCGCGAGAGGCGAGTTCGCCCTGGGTGTGACGCCGAGTCTTgagctgctgtcgctgcgtgcctcgcgcctATATCACGCAAGTCGGCTCCGTCGAGAAGCAtccgaggcgcagagcgaatCGGAAgcgggcgccgaaggcggaaaggaggcgcgcgatgCCGCGGCCGGCCCcggggctgcagcagaggcgcttGAAGGGGCGGAGCGGTTTTGTCGAGAGGAAACCCAGTCGGGCGCGGGACGAgagtctgcgtctgcggcagagaAAAGCATAGAAGGAAGCGGTGAGACTGGAGACAGGGGCACTTGCTCGCTCCACAGGCCAAATGCGTCGACCTCGTGCGAGGCAAATGTCGGGGTCTCTCTCTTCGACTCCGATGAGTGA